Genomic DNA from Lepeophtheirus salmonis chromosome 9, UVic_Lsal_1.4, whole genome shotgun sequence:
TTCATCAAATACTacatggccttcaggcgacgtgtaaacGCTGTGATTGATATTGAAGGTGggcatattgagtaaaaaaagttttggaagaACCTTGGCtacatattttgttcatattatttttttgcctgcACGTTTGGTCCCCTGCCctggttatatatatttatttattttaaatcggCACTTGGGTGTGCcggttatttttttaggatacaTCTGTCTGATTTGCCAACAGAAATATTGTAACATATTTTTGTGAAGTTTTTGGCATTACGGCAACAGCTGCTTCAGATGTAAAGAAGATGGAATCTACAAAGGAGGAACGACGTTGCGCTGTGACAATGATTTTTGTCCTCACCAAAATGGAGATTTTAAATTAGAAGGTCTCAAATGGGACTTGAGTCCCAATCCGACTCATCCAAAAAGATTCGTGAGGGTATTTTGGAGGCAGATTAAGTCACTGAAGTAAGTGCCTTAGTGAGCAATGCAATGACTTTTTTGAGAGGGAAATATTGCTTCAGGAGTCTAGATCTCAATTTAATGGataaagttgaatttaaaaaaacaaacaatatatctTGTTATCAAGGACTCTCTGATTGCCTCCATCAAGGAAACAATGACTAACATGCCAAGGAAATACTTCCTCAACGCCTGCTGCTCCTTCCCAATTCCAAAATgctgttttttaactaatatttaaattatgaaagaatTGGAATCGTGAATTTTGACAAGAATTAACTTAGAATCCCATCACTGATGATAtcgattaataatattaagaacaaaaataggGGGTAgagtgtaattaaaaaaactcaaaagtgttattttttttttgttataaaaatatcattttcatcaCGTTTATTGTATATTGCAAACTTTTTCCTCCGAAGAGAAACAGGAAAATAAAGcccaaaacaacaacaaaaaaaacaatttaaagatttttgaaaaatgtaccAATTTGATCTATTCTATCGACAAATTCAAATGATGAGAATGAGTTAGGATTCGCAATAATTTTGGATATAGTGTAGAACCTTTTTGGATGTAAAAGTCATATATTGATCCCGATATGCCCCCAGTCAAATACATGAAACGTATTTCTgtatcccttttttattttgatgttctCTTTTGCCTACTTTAAGTCCAACTGGGGACACTACCAAAGGTTCATAAgactaatttgttgatagaagttGAGAAagattcgtcaaagaatacaaatataacacatactcaattttgtgaaaaaacatttaaacttgtttttgaATTGACGAACcatctttattaatttgtattttggtatattgtatatatgtaaatatattcccCTTGCAAAAACGGGCAAGCCTTGTACTAATATATGACCGTGAAATCTTTTGTGCAAATACGCCCAATTTTTACTCACAAGTGTATTACAGAAGTGTTTCAATAGGCATTCCCTTGTTTGAGTATATAAGGAAATGAATTAATGACAATTAAATCATAAGGTTTTGAAACAGCTCCAGATCTACtagagttgaatataaatctttatttaccaatttaattttatttaaaagaatagaagGATTTAAAATGATTGGTATTAAGGTAATGAatcaaagaaatacaaatttggacGGAAATCTaaggattttttcctttattttagcCTTTCCTATTTTGCTGCATTGCTGCACAATTTGTCAGCTCTGAAGATCTTCCAATTTTATACAAAGTAAGACAACCCTCTTCCAGTGTTACAGTATTTAGAGGTGCAGACGTTTCAAAAGCAAGAGCGGCTGGACTTCTTCCTGCTGTAAGACGACCAACACAACAATATGGGAGACAAAACGACTTACAATCCGGTGACTTTATTGCTCAAGATGCTGTGATCGTTGAAGAACCTTCCATTTCCTTTGAGGAAGTGGAAGATGAGCTACCTGCTTATAGCTCAGGAGGTTCTCAAAACTTTAAATCCGATTTTTTCCGATCATCCAACTCTCAAGATAAATTTGGAGCTCAAGCATCTGGCCCTGCACTCCAAGGAGCTGGATCTTCATTTCAATCTTCAAGAATATCTCAAtttagtcaaggatcttcttcCCCATCACGCTATGAAACTGCTCCTCAACCAGCTGCTCCAGCTGCTCAAAGATATGGTGCAGCAACTTCCTTCGGATCTTCATCTCAATTTGGACAAGGATCTTCTTCTGGATCAACTCAACCAGCTGCCCCAGCTGCTCAAGGATATGGTGCAGCAACTTCCTTCGGATCTTCATCTCAATTTGGCCAAGGATCTTCTTCTGGATCAACTCAACCAGCTGCTCCAGCTGCTCAAGGATATGGTGCAGCAACTTCCTTCGGATCTTCATCTCAATCTGGTCAAAGATCTTCTTTTGGATCAACTCAACCAGCTGCCCCAGCTGCTCAAGGATATGGTGCAGCAACTTCCTTCGGATCTTCATCTCAATTTGGTCAAGGATCTTCTTCTGGATCAACTCAACCAGCTGCCCCAGCTGCTCAAGGATATGGTGCAGCAACTTCCTTCGGATCTTCATCTCAATCTGGTCAAGGATCTTCTTTTGGATCAACTCAACCAGCTGCCCCAGCTGCTCAAGGATATGGTGCAGCAACTTCCTTCCAATCTTCATCTCAATTTGGACAAGGATCTTCTTCTGGATCAACTCAACCAGCTGCCCCAGCTGCTCAAGGATATGGTGCAGCAACTTCCTTCCAATCTTCATCTCAATTTGGTCAAGGATCTTCTTCTGGATCAACTCAACCAGCTGCCCCAGCTGCTCAAGGATATGGTGCCGCAACTTCATTCCAATCTTCATCTCAATCTGGTCAAGGATCTTCCTTTAGATCAACTCAACCAGCTGCCCCAGCTGCTCAAGGATATGGTGCCGCAACTTCTTTCCAATCTTCATCTCAATTTGGTCAAGGATCAGCTTCTGAAGGACCACAAGCTGCTGCTTCTGCCCCTCAAGGATATGGTGCTGCAACTTCCTTCCAATCATCTAGATCATCCTCATCTCAATCTCGTCAAGGAGCAGCCTCAAGTACACGTCAACCTGCTTCCTCTCCCTCACAGGGATACAG
This window encodes:
- the LOC121124309 gene encoding uncharacterized protein, which translates into the protein MIGIKPFLFCCIAAQFVSSEDLPILYKVRQPSSSVTVFRGADVSKARAAGLLPAVRRPTQQYGRQNDLQSGDFIAQDAVIVEEPSISFEEVEDELPAYSSGGSQNFKSDFFRSSNSQDKFGAQASGPALQGAGSSFQSSRISQFSQGSSSPSRYETAPQPAAPAAQRYGAATSFGSSSQFGQGSSSGSTQPAAPAAQGYGAATSFGSSSQFGQGSSSGSTQPAAPAAQGYGAATSFGSSSQSGQRSSFGSTQPAAPAAQGYGAATSFGSSSQFGQGSSSGSTQPAAPAAQGYGAATSFGSSSQSGQGSSFGSTQPAAPAAQGYGAATSFQSSSQFGQGSSSGSTQPAAPAAQGYGAATSFQSSSQFGQGSSSGSTQPAAPAAQGYGAATSFQSSSQSGQGSSFRSTQPAAPAAQGYGAATSFQSSSQFGQGSASEGPQAAASAPQGYGAATSFQSSRSSSSQSRQGAASSTRQPASSPSQGYRAASSSQSSRVSQFGSSAPQPAAPAPQGYGAATSSQSSRVSQFGTSASAPQPAPQASQGFGAAASFQSSRGSQLNLGLGAQPSASAPQGYRAASSAQSSRSSQSSGQLAQGTGASSSGRQSFSQLSQYGSGSAASDFGASQQQSRYSGSSSSSGGNEQSANYAYEYEVVSEDNNFGHSENREGSYITGEYFVLLPDGRTKRVTYVVDGEKGFIPTVEFEGEAILPLLPIEQPYATFPLPAYV